Genomic window (Prevotella melaninogenica ATCC 25845):
AATAACCTTTTGGTTCTTATCTTCAACCAAATCCCACTTGTTCACAACGACAACAAGACTCTTATTATTACGCTGTATGAGCTGGAAGATATTCATATCCTGCGCCTCGATACCACGTGTTGCATCCAACATCAGAATACAAACATCAGAGTTCTCAATGCTTCGGATAGAACGCATAACGCTATAGAACTCCAAGTCTTCACTCACCTTGTTCTTACGACGGATACCAGCAGTATCAACAAGATAGAAATCAAAACCAAACTTCGTATAGCGTGTATAGATACTATCACGCGTTGTACCAGCAATCTCGGTCACAATATTACGATCCTCACCAATGAAGGCATTGATAATACTTGACTTACCAGCATTAGGACGACCTACGACAGCAAAACGAGGGATATCCTGATCAACTGCTTCCTCTGGTACATCCTTTAAGTTCTCAAGCAGAATATCAAGCAAGTCACCTGTTCCACCACCAGTGGCAGCACTAATACAGATAGGCTCTCCCAAACCGAGTTTATAGAACTCTGCTGCCTGATAATACTCACCGCTGTTGTCAACCTTATTCGCAACAAGGAGTACAGGGAGCTTAGTGCGACGAAGAATCAATGCTACATCCTCATCCCAGTCGGTAATACCCGTTTCAGTATCAACAACAAAGAGAACGAGGTCAGCTTCTTCCGTTGCCACAAGCACCTGCTTGCGGATTGCATCTTCAAAAATATCGTCTGATTTAACAACCCATCCACCAGTGTCAACAATAGAAAATTCGCGTCCGTTCCACTGACACTTACCATACTGACGGTCGCGTGTTGTACCAGCAGTATCGCTCACAATCGCATGACGTGTCTGAGTTAATCGATTGAAAAGTGTGGACTTACCTACGTTTGGGCGTCCCACAATAGCTACTAAATTTGCCATTAATATTGGTCTTTTCCCTCCTCATAATTCAGTGCTAACACTGTTGAAAGATTATGAAAAGGCGCCGGATGTGGTCAGGCATCCGATGAATATTTGCCGAGGATGACCATTCCCCAGCCCTCGCATTGTGCGAGAGTGTGCCCTACTAAGCAGTCAGGGCGATTTATTTTCTTATTATCAAGGAAGCTATTAGCTTTGTATTAGCCCTATGAGCCTTATTAACCTTATTAGCCCAATAAGGCTAATAAAATCTCTCCCCAGCCTATCCCGTTAGGCTCTCCCCTCCTTCGGAGGGGCTGGGGGAGGTCCCCCTTACTCTGGACTATAGCCAAAGTGTTTCAATTCTTTCTGTGAGTTGCGCCAGTCCTTATCCACTTTCACGAAAGTTTCAAGGAATATCTTCTTATCAAAGAAACGTTCCAAGCTCTTACGTGCTTCGGTAGACACCTTCTTAAGTGCCATACCCTGATGGCCAATAATAATTCCTTTCTGGCTGCTACGTTCCACATAAATGATAGCACTGATGTGAATCTGGCGGTCATCTTCCTTGAAACGTTCAATAACAACCTCAACAGAATAAGGGATTTCCTTATCATAATAGCGCAGAATCTTCTCACGAATAATCTCTGATACGAAGAACTTAGCTGGCTTATCTGTCAACTGGTCTTTATCAAAGAATGCCGGACTCTCTGGTAACAGTTCGTGAACACGCTTCAAAAGAATATCTACGCCAAACTTATTCTTAGCAGAAATAGGGAGTATCTCTGCATTAGGCAACAATCCATGCCACTTTGTTACGAGATTACCAAGTGTCTTCTGGTCGCTCTCATCAATCTTATTAATAAGAAGGATGACAGGAATTGACATCTTAGAAACCTTCTCCAAGAAGTCCATATTCTTCTCTGGATCTTCAACAACGTCTGTTACATAAAGTAAGATATCGGCATCTGCCAAAGCTGACTCAGAGAACTGGAGCATCATCTCCTGCATCTTATAGTTTGGTTTCAGCACACCTGGTGTGTCTGAAAATACTATCTGAGTGTCCTCTGTGTTGACAATTCCCATAATACGATGGCGCGTTGTCTGTGCCTTAAACGTGGCAATACTGAGCTTCTCACCGACGAGTTGATTCATCAGCGTACTCTTTCCGACATTCGGATTACCAACGATATTTACAAATCCAGCTTTATGCATATAATCTATTCACCCACTATTTCCTTCCACAGGAAGGAATGTTTGAAAAGTTCTGTTATAATTATAAGAGGAGAAAGGGGAGGTAGAAAAGTCCTACCATGCCACTCTCCTAATCCCTTAACGAAAAAACGCACCTATCTTATAAGAAAAGAAAGATGCGCTTTTTTATATGATAACTTAAAGTCTTTATTTCTTAACCGCAGCAGCGTCACCGTCATAAGCCCACTTAAAGTAAGATGCGCCATTAACGAAACCTGCACCAAAGCCAGTGAAAATGATATTATCACCCTTCTTCAGCTGTGACTCAAAATCCCAAAGAACAAGTGGCATACAAGCAGCACTGGTATTACCATAACGCTGAATGTTAACCAATACCTTCTCCATTGGAACTCCAATGCGTTTTGCAACAGCCTCGATGATACGAAGATTTGCCTGATGACAAACTACGTAATCAACATCATCTTGGGTCAAGCCATTGCGCTCCAAAAGTGTAGCACAGTCGTCACCCATCGCTGTAACAGCGTAACGGAAGACGGTGCGTCCCTCTTGGTAAGTGTAATGCAAACGATGATCAATTGTAAAGCTTGAAGAAGGACATACAGAACCACCTGCCTTGATATGGAGGAATGGAAGTCCCTTACCGTCTGTGCGATGATAAGAATCAATCATACCAACGCCTTCCTCGGTTGTACCCTCTAACATCACAGCACCTGCACCATCACCGAAAAGTGGACAAGTTGCGCGATCACGATAATCAGTAATAGCTGACATCTTATCAGCACCAATAACAATGATACGCTTGTGACGACCACTTTGGATCATATTGCAGGCAACATCGAGTGCATACATGAAGCCACAACATGCAGCAGCTAAGTCAAATGCGAAGGCATTCTTCAACCCCAGCTTTCCTAATACGATAGAAGCTGTTGAAGGATGCGGATAGTCAGGAGTCGATGTAGCAACAACAACAGCATCAATACTGTCTGGATCAGCACCTGTCTTTGTCATCAGGAGCTTTGCTGCCTTGCGGGCCATATAGGATGTACCGAGTCCCTCTTCGGTGAGGATTCGGCGTTCCTTGATACCTGTACGAGTGGTAATCCACTCATCATTAGTATCAACCATGCGAGACAATTCCTCATTGTTGAGGACATAGTCTGGCACGTAACCAGCGACACCTGTTATAATCGCATTAATCTTACTCATGCTTACTCAGCTGTTTCCTTTACGACAGCAACCTTACCACGATAGTTACCACAA
Coding sequences:
- the der gene encoding ribosome biogenesis GTPase Der, with product MANLVAIVGRPNVGKSTLFNRLTQTRHAIVSDTAGTTRDRQYGKCQWNGREFSIVDTGGWVVKSDDIFEDAIRKQVLVATEEADLVLFVVDTETGITDWDEDVALILRRTKLPVLLVANKVDNSGEYYQAAEFYKLGLGEPICISAATGGGTGDLLDILLENLKDVPEEAVDQDIPRFAVVGRPNAGKSSIINAFIGEDRNIVTEIAGTTRDSIYTRYTKFGFDFYLVDTAGIRRKNKVSEDLEFYSVMRSIRSIENSDVCILMLDATRGIEAQDMNIFQLIQRNNKSLVVVVNKWDLVEDKNQKVIDTFENAIRKRMAPFVDFPIIFASALTKQRIFKVLETAKEVYQNRTMHIGTTKLNEVMLPIIEATPPQSVKGKYIKIKYCSQLPNTQIPSFVFYANLPQYVKEQYRRFLENKIRENWNLHGCPINIFIRQK
- the era gene encoding GTPase Era, with the protein product MHKAGFVNIVGNPNVGKSTLMNQLVGEKLSIATFKAQTTRHRIMGIVNTEDTQIVFSDTPGVLKPNYKMQEMMLQFSESALADADILLYVTDVVEDPEKNMDFLEKVSKMSIPVILLINKIDESDQKTLGNLVTKWHGLLPNAEILPISAKNKFGVDILLKRVHELLPESPAFFDKDQLTDKPAKFFVSEIIREKILRYYDKEIPYSVEVVIERFKEDDRQIHISAIIYVERSSQKGIIIGHQGMALKKVSTEARKSLERFFDKKIFLETFVKVDKDWRNSQKELKHFGYSPE
- a CDS encoding beta-ketoacyl-ACP synthase III, translating into MSKINAIITGVAGYVPDYVLNNEELSRMVDTNDEWITTRTGIKERRILTEEGLGTSYMARKAAKLLMTKTGADPDSIDAVVVATSTPDYPHPSTASIVLGKLGLKNAFAFDLAAACCGFMYALDVACNMIQSGRHKRIIVIGADKMSAITDYRDRATCPLFGDGAGAVMLEGTTEEGVGMIDSYHRTDGKGLPFLHIKAGGSVCPSSSFTIDHRLHYTYQEGRTVFRYAVTAMGDDCATLLERNGLTQDDVDYVVCHQANLRIIEAVAKRIGVPMEKVLVNIQRYGNTSAACMPLVLWDFESQLKKGDNIIFTGFGAGFVNGASYFKWAYDGDAAAVKK